Part of the Leptospira yasudae genome is shown below.
TACGATTCCGGAAGGCTCGCACAACGACCTGACCGTATTTCCGGAATATCACCAGGCCTTGAAAAAAAGCCTGGATGAAATTCGGTAAATCTCGATCAGAAATATTCGGGGAAAAGAACCTTCAATTTTTTAACGGTTTCCGGATTTCTTTTTTCGGGAGCGGTGATGAGAGAATACTTAGTGCTGTTTTTCAAAGTCAGATCGTCTCCGTTTCCGATCACGTGAATGAGTTCCGCTAAAAGTTTTTTTGCGGTTTCCGCGTTCTTGCTTAAGTTCGCAATCACCATTTCAACGGTAACGGATTCTTCCCCTTCTCTCCAGCAATCGTAATCGGTGGACATGCAGATCATCTGATATGCGATCTCCGCTTCACGCGCGAGTTTCGCTTCGGGAAGAACGGTCATGTTGATGATGTCCGCTCCCCAAGAACGATACAAATGCGATTCCGCTTTTGTGGAGAACAACGGCCCTTCCATACAAACGAGAGTTTTGCCCGTATGAATTTCCAATCCGATCTTCTTTGCGGTTTGTTCGATTCGTTTGCCGAGGTTGTGCGAAAACGGTTCCGCAAAAGGGGCATGAGCGACGACTCCGTTTCCGAAATACGTCGAGTTTCTAAAACGAGTGCGGTCGATGATCTGAGAAGGTAGAACGAAGTCGAGAGGCTTGATTTCTTCTCTTAAGCTTCCCACGGAACTGAATGCGACGATTTCTTCCACGCCGAGTTGTTTGAGCGCGCAGATGTTCGCGTGATTCGGAACCTCCGGAGGAGAAAGAAAATGTCCGATTCCGTGTCTTGGTAAGAATGCGATGAGTTTTCCTTTGTATTTACCGATCTTGATTTTATCGGAAGGTTTTCCCCAGGGAGTATCGGGATAAACTTCTTCGATCAACTCCATTCCATCCAGGCTATAGAGTCCCGTTCCACCTATGATCGCCGCTTTAACATTATGAGACATGAGTCCGTTCTCCTAAAGAAAGTGTAATTTCTTCAAGGACAGTTTCGGAAAACGGACCTAAATTGTAAATCGGAAGTGATTCAAACGAAACGGATTTAGACCACGCTCAAAGCCTTCAAATCTCTGGATTGCGTTTTGATCTGAAGAACTCCATCCTGAATCTTGCCGGATTCCTGCGTGATTTCGTTTACTTCTTTTTCCAATTCGAGCATCGCCTTCATCATTTCTTTCTGACCGGTCATCTGCTCTTCCGTGGAATAATAAAGTTCGTCCGATAATCTCTTTACCTTTTCGAGATTTCGAACGAAGTTTTGAACGATCTCCGTTCCTTGTCCGTAGAGAATATTCATCTCTTCAATCTTGGAAGCGGTAACGTTGATCTTGACGCTTTGGCTTTCGGTAAGATGTCCCGTGTCCATGGAAGCTCGGTTTGCATCCTTGATAAAATCGAGAGATTCTTCGACGACCTTGGAGATCATCTTTGCGTTGTTCGCGGTGAACTCGGCGAGCTTGGAAACTTCTTGAGCGACCACGGCAAATCCTCGTCCGGCGGCGCCCGCACGAGCGGCTTCGATCGAAGCATTCAACGATAGAAGATTCGTTTTATCCGCGATCTCTCCGAGAATCCGGTTGATCTCGTCGACTCGCTGAAACGAGTTCGAGATGTTCTTCAAGAAATCGCTCGTCTTGTCCACGGATTCCTTCACGAAATCCATCTCCGCTTTACTTTCTTTCGCGATCGTATCGAGGCCTTTGGAGTGTTCCGAAATTTTCGCGATCAATTCCAAAAGAAGCTGAGAATTCCGGTTGAGTTCGATCAAGTTCTCGTTTTGAATTCGGATCGAATCGGCATTGTTTTCGGAAGCCTTCGCCAAAGACGCGATCACGGCATTCACTTCCTCCAGCGAGGCGGCTTGCGATTCCATCTTCGCACTGGTCAAACTCGTAAACTCGGAGAAATTACTCACGGAAACTTCCAAGGTTTCCGCGGAAGTATGAATGACTTTTCTGTTATTCTCCAGCTTGGTAAGAAATTCGCGATTCTCCTTAAAATAGGAAGAAGCCTCTTTATACAAATTATCAAAAAGATTCATCAATCGATACAGGATGAAACTTACGCTCGACATGAAGATGATCTTCGTGATTTCCGCGCTGAGTTTTACATAACCCGGGGTCATGTTGATCGTGTTGTCTTCGGAAAACTTTAACCCATGAAGAACCGAGTTCGTCAAACCGATCGAATACCCGATGGAACAAAAAAGACCGACGATGATCACGAAATTCGGACGTCCCAGTAAACCGGAATAAGCGATGATAAAATAATATACGGAATAGAGAATCGCGTTTTTCAGAACGGGGGCGACGATTTCCGCCGAAACCATTCCGTCTAAAAGGATCGTGGCGCTCAGTAAAAGAGAATCGAATATAATGAATATCTTATGAAAGATCGGATATATGTTGAACTTTTTGTAGATAATAAAACCTACGATCGTGTAGACGAACATAAACGCGGCCGCGGAAGAATGGATGATTCGAATCGTGGGGTGAAGCGCTTTTAAACTCGAAGCCAAGGAAAGAAGCATCATAATCATAATTCCCATTCTGGAATAATATGTGAGCGCTTCTCCTTTCTTACGAATGGATTCAATGGACTGCTTGGACATAGACCAAACGTGTACAGAATTTGATTAAAGTAAATGAAAACTGGATTCTAACTTCGAAATGAAATCACCGTATTATAAAAGGACAAATTCATATTTTATCTGAATGAACTTCTGACATCGTTTCGAAATTTAGATTTACAATCTAGGATTGTTTGAGCTCGAAAATGGTTGGTAAAAGAAACTTTCTGGGTGCAACGGAGCCGGTGCATCCGTCACTGTCATCGTTTTGACTGCCCGTCCGTCAGGATAAACGCCCATATTCTTTTGATTCGTTGAACCGTTCCCCAAGGCTATGTCCTTTGCCGCGGCTGAACCTGTATAAGTATATGTAGCAAGTGCATCGAGTTGTCTCCAAACTCCATAATAATCAAGAACGTCTAACGCACCTAACCCGATGATCGTATTTTTGATCGGAGTATAATGATCCGCATCAAGAACGGTTCCGTTGTACGTTTCGGAATAAACGATTTCAAAGTCCTTTTCGGCGGTCGCGATTCCGATTTGATTGAAGATGTCGATCGCCATTCGATTGTCGACGACGCTGTCGTTATCGTAAATTTGTACGATCATTTTTGTCGCATTCGTAAACTGAGCGAGCTGTGCGTTCGTGATCGAAAAAGAATACCAGGGCGCGAGAAGAAATACGAACGAGCCGTTCCCACCCCATCCTTTTTGAACGATTCCCTGATGCGCCAAATACGGAGTCGCTCCTCCTCCGTAGGAATGACCCATATAACCGACTCGAGTCGTGTCGATTATATTAGAAAATTGTGAAACGGCATAATTGATTCCGTCCAACATATATTTATAATTTTCTGTGGGAGGTCTTGTGTCGGATATATAAATCGGAAACACGACGACGTAGCCTTTTGATACGTAGAAATCGATCAGCGGAAAGTACGCTTCCGCAGAAGGAGCGCTAAAGCCGTGCATTAAAAATAGAACCGGGGCTTTAGCGGATAGATCGGACGGATAATAGACGCAAACGTTTCGGGGAGCGCTCGGATTCGGCAGAGCGGTAACGGAAACAGTACGAGTGCCTCTCGCCCCAAACCCTTGCGAAATGGGCGGAATCGGTCCGCTTCGAGAAACAGGAGTGATCGCACACGTATCGATCAAATATGGATAGCTCAATATCAGAAGGATTTCCATCCAAGAATCGAGAGCGTCTTTCTTCGGCTTCTCGTTAAAATCGACTTTGCAAAACGTAAAAATAAGAATGAGAAACGCAACGAACAAACGATTCATAAAAAGTCCTAAGGGCAATCGGTCTTGAATCAAAGATTTCGCGATTCTTATCCTTTGTCCAAAACTATATCCGAACCGTTTCGATAGAATTTTAAAAATTTAAGAGCGAAGGTTCGTTTGACTCGCCTCCCAGCCGATCATCGCCATTTTCCGTTCGGAACCCCAGCGGTATTCTCCGATTCCTCCCGTGCTTTTAATCACGCGATGACAAGGTATCAAATAACCGATCGGATTTTTACCGATCGCGGTTCCTACCGCCCGAGAAGCGCTTTCCTGACCGATCGATTCGGCGATGTCCGCATACGAAACCAAGTTCCCTTCCGGAATTTTTAAGAGGGCTTCCCATACCTTGATCTGAAAATCCGTTCCTTTCAGATGAAGGCGGATTTTTTCCTTTTCGGGTAATGCCTGATCGAAAAATCGCACGACCCGATCCTGATTTTCGTCGGTTTGTTCCGTAAGATCGGCTTGTTTCCATTGTTCTTTCAGCTCGGAAACTATTTCCCTCTTTGGAATATCATAAAAATATAAATTACAAATTCCTTTTTCCGTGGAGGCAACGACGTAATTTCCGAAAGAGCTTTTCTGAAAGCTGTAACGGATTTGAAGTTTTTCTCCGCCGTTCTTGAATTCTCCCGGGGTCATCCCTTCTA
Proteins encoded:
- the mtnP gene encoding S-methyl-5'-thioadenosine phosphorylase; the protein is MSHNVKAAIIGGTGLYSLDGMELIEEVYPDTPWGKPSDKIKIGKYKGKLIAFLPRHGIGHFLSPPEVPNHANICALKQLGVEEIVAFSSVGSLREEIKPLDFVLPSQIIDRTRFRNSTYFGNGVVAHAPFAEPFSHNLGKRIEQTAKKIGLEIHTGKTLVCMEGPLFSTKAESHLYRSWGADIINMTVLPEAKLAREAEIAYQMICMSTDYDCWREGEESVTVEMVIANLSKNAETAKKLLAELIHVIGNGDDLTLKNSTKYSLITAPEKRNPETVKKLKVLFPEYF
- a CDS encoding methyl-accepting chemotaxis protein, whose translation is MSKQSIESIRKKGEALTYYSRMGIMIMMLLSLASSLKALHPTIRIIHSSAAAFMFVYTIVGFIIYKKFNIYPIFHKIFIIFDSLLLSATILLDGMVSAEIVAPVLKNAILYSVYYFIIAYSGLLGRPNFVIIVGLFCSIGYSIGLTNSVLHGLKFSEDNTINMTPGYVKLSAEITKIIFMSSVSFILYRLMNLFDNLYKEASSYFKENREFLTKLENNRKVIHTSAETLEVSVSNFSEFTSLTSAKMESQAASLEEVNAVIASLAKASENNADSIRIQNENLIELNRNSQLLLELIAKISEHSKGLDTIAKESKAEMDFVKESVDKTSDFLKNISNSFQRVDEINRILGEIADKTNLLSLNASIEAARAGAAGRGFAVVAQEVSKLAEFTANNAKMISKVVEESLDFIKDANRASMDTGHLTESQSVKINVTASKIEEMNILYGQGTEIVQNFVRNLEKVKRLSDELYYSTEEQMTGQKEMMKAMLELEKEVNEITQESGKIQDGVLQIKTQSRDLKALSVV
- a CDS encoding alpha/beta hydrolase, with amino-acid sequence MNRLFVAFLILIFTFCKVDFNEKPKKDALDSWMEILLILSYPYLIDTCAITPVSRSGPIPPISQGFGARGTRTVSVTALPNPSAPRNVCVYYPSDLSAKAPVLFLMHGFSAPSAEAYFPLIDFYVSKGYVVVFPIYISDTRPPTENYKYMLDGINYAVSQFSNIIDTTRVGYMGHSYGGGATPYLAHQGIVQKGWGGNGSFVFLLAPWYSFSITNAQLAQFTNATKMIVQIYDNDSVVDNRMAIDIFNQIGIATAEKDFEIVYSETYNGTVLDADHYTPIKNTIIGLGALDVLDYYGVWRQLDALATYTYTGSAAAKDIALGNGSTNQKNMGVYPDGRAVKTMTVTDAPAPLHPESFFYQPFSSSNNPRL
- a CDS encoding bifunctional helix-turn-helix domain-containing protein/methylated-DNA--[protein]-cysteine S-methyltransferase, whose protein sequence is MDHYEKIANAIQFIQKHATSQPELDEIAKSVNLSPFHFQRLFTEWAGVSPKQFLQYLTLQNAKSILSKPQSTLFDAAFETGLSGTSRLHDLFVKIEGMTPGEFKNGGEKLQIRYSFQKSSFGNYVVASTEKGICNLYFYDIPKREIVSELKEQWKQADLTEQTDENQDRVVRFFDQALPEKEKIRLHLKGTDFQIKVWEALLKIPEGNLVSYADIAESIGQESASRAVGTAIGKNPIGYLIPCHRVIKSTGGIGEYRWGSERKMAMIGWEASQTNLRS